A region of Subtercola boreus DNA encodes the following proteins:
- a CDS encoding thiamine pyrophosphate-dependent dehydrogenase E1 component subunit alpha, with translation MAEVPPAVQFLSVEGVFAPNEAAEEYLPYLEELTEQDHRQFYRDMAVTRRFDEECTNLQRQGQMGLWPPSHGQEAAQVGSARAARPQDVIFPSYREHAVALVRGIDIVDVVKVMRGVSMGGWDATDPANGNFRNYCLVIGSQALHATGYATGVKFDGAYATGDAERDIAVMAYFGDGATSQGDVSEAFVFSASGQNPQVFFLQNNHWAISVPVTTQSRTPLYLRAQGFGIPSVQVDGNDVLASYATSRKHLDDARAGGGPQLVEALTYRIGAHTTSDDPTRYQTPEQLAHWVARDPIIRFATYLRGQGADDAFFADVQAEAEDFSADLRRRTLELGAPALSAIFDHAYSEPHPLMDEQKAWLEAYESSLVEGA, from the coding sequence GTGGCAGAAGTCCCGCCAGCTGTACAGTTCCTCTCGGTCGAAGGCGTTTTCGCCCCGAATGAAGCCGCGGAAGAGTATCTGCCGTACCTCGAGGAGTTGACCGAACAGGATCATCGGCAGTTCTACCGGGACATGGCCGTCACCCGCCGTTTCGATGAGGAGTGCACGAACCTCCAGCGCCAGGGCCAGATGGGCCTGTGGCCGCCGAGCCACGGGCAGGAGGCCGCGCAGGTGGGTTCCGCCCGCGCTGCTCGACCGCAGGACGTGATCTTCCCGAGCTATCGCGAGCACGCCGTGGCGCTGGTGCGCGGTATCGACATCGTCGACGTCGTGAAGGTCATGCGCGGCGTCAGCATGGGTGGCTGGGATGCGACCGACCCGGCGAACGGCAACTTCCGCAACTACTGCCTGGTCATCGGCTCGCAGGCACTGCACGCCACGGGCTACGCCACCGGCGTCAAGTTCGATGGTGCCTACGCCACCGGTGACGCTGAACGGGATATAGCCGTGATGGCATATTTCGGCGACGGCGCCACGAGCCAGGGCGATGTGAGTGAGGCCTTCGTCTTCTCGGCGAGCGGCCAGAACCCGCAGGTCTTCTTCCTGCAGAACAACCACTGGGCGATCTCTGTGCCCGTCACGACGCAGTCACGCACCCCGTTGTACCTTCGCGCACAGGGGTTCGGCATCCCGAGCGTCCAGGTCGACGGCAACGACGTGCTCGCCAGCTACGCGACCTCGCGGAAGCACCTCGACGATGCCCGCGCCGGTGGTGGCCCCCAGCTGGTCGAGGCGCTCACCTACCGGATCGGTGCGCACACGACCTCTGACGACCCGACCCGGTACCAGACCCCCGAGCAGCTCGCCCACTGGGTGGCGCGCGACCCGATCATCCGGTTCGCCACCTACCTGCGCGGGCAGGGTGCCGACGATGCGTTCTTTGCCGACGTCCAGGCCGAAGCCGAGGACTTCTCTGCCGACCTCCGACGCCGCACGCTCGAACTCGGGGCTCCCGCCCTGTCGGCCATCTTCGACCACGCCTACTCGGAACCGCATCCGCTGATGGACGAACAGAAGGCGTGGCTCGAAGCCTACGAATCCTCGCTCGTGGAAGGTGCCTGA
- a CDS encoding alpha-ketoacid dehydrogenase subunit beta — protein MAAVAEELPLAKALNAGLRAALRADDRVLLMGEDIGKLGGVFRVTEGLQAEFGTQRVIDTPLAESGIVGTAIGLAMRGYRPVCEIQFDGFIYPAFDQITSQLAKMTARTAGAVPMPVVIRVPYGGHIGAIEHHQESPEAYFAHTAGLRVVSPSTPNDGYWMIQEAIASNDPILFFEPKSRYWPKGPVDFNLSAAALHSTRVVRTGTDVTVIGHGAMVANLLQAAQVAADEGISIEVLDLRSLSPVDYAPIIASVEKTGRLVVCQEATGFASVGSEIAATVAERAFYSLESPVLRVSGFDTPYPPSKIESFYLPDADRVLEAVDRALSF, from the coding sequence ATGGCCGCGGTGGCAGAAGAACTCCCCCTGGCGAAAGCCCTGAACGCCGGGCTCCGCGCCGCACTCAGAGCGGATGACCGTGTGCTGCTGATGGGCGAGGACATCGGCAAGCTCGGCGGCGTCTTCCGGGTGACGGAAGGGTTGCAGGCCGAGTTCGGCACGCAGCGCGTCATCGATACGCCCCTGGCGGAGTCCGGCATCGTCGGTACGGCCATCGGCCTTGCGATGCGCGGATACCGCCCGGTCTGCGAGATCCAGTTCGACGGCTTCATCTACCCGGCCTTCGACCAGATCACGAGCCAGCTGGCGAAGATGACGGCACGGACGGCAGGCGCCGTTCCGATGCCCGTCGTCATCCGGGTGCCCTACGGCGGGCACATCGGCGCCATCGAGCATCACCAAGAAAGCCCGGAGGCGTACTTCGCACACACCGCGGGACTCCGGGTCGTGAGCCCGAGCACCCCGAATGACGGCTACTGGATGATCCAGGAGGCCATTGCCTCGAATGACCCGATCCTCTTCTTCGAACCGAAGAGCCGGTACTGGCCGAAGGGACCCGTCGACTTCAACCTGAGTGCGGCGGCACTCCATTCGACCCGCGTGGTGCGCACCGGAACCGACGTGACCGTCATCGGTCACGGGGCCATGGTGGCGAACCTGCTCCAGGCTGCGCAGGTGGCAGCCGACGAGGGCATCAGCATCGAGGTACTCGACCTCCGCTCGCTCAGCCCGGTCGACTACGCTCCGATCATCGCTTCGGTCGAGAAGACGGGCCGGCTCGTGGTCTGCCAGGAGGCGACAGGGTTCGCGAGCGTCGGCTCCGAGATCGCCGCCACGGTCGCCGAACGGGCGTTCTACTCGCTCGAGTCCCCCGTGCTCCGGGTGTCGGGCTTCGACACTCCCTACCCGCCGTCGAAGATCGAGTCGTTCTACCTTCCCGACGCCGACCGCGTGCTCGAGGCGGTCGACAGGGCGCTGTCGTTCTGA
- a CDS encoding dihydrolipoamide acetyltransferase family protein: MTDSLFRLPDVGEGLTEAEIVSWRVAAGDTIQVNQVIVEIETAKSLVELPSPFEGVVGELMVSEGMTVEVGTPIIRVTGAPSGAAPQQAAAPPQVAAETQPAAAAPAAAAAPPAAAAPPEEAAGAVLVGYGTKGQVTSRRRPRGTAPAVSAPTPPPVAAPPAAALPRTVAPTSPAPVATRPVGISSPAVTGLPVIAKPPIRKLAKDLDVNLNEVTPSGLIGDITRDDVIRHASQAKVFHNIETPQWADEREERIPVKGVRKQIARAMVSSAFTAPHVGLFVDVDASRTMEFVKRLKDSADFAGVRVSPLLILAKAIIWAVRRNPMVNSAWTDKEIIVRNYVNLGIAAATPRGLLVPNVKEAQSMTLLELATALENLTLTAREGRTSPSDMANGTITITNIGVFGMDTGTPILNPGEVAIVALGTIKQKPWVVDGEVRPRFVTTLGASFDHRVVDGDVASRFLADVAAIVEEPALLLD, from the coding sequence GTGACTGATTCACTGTTCAGGCTGCCCGATGTGGGCGAAGGCCTGACCGAGGCGGAGATCGTCTCCTGGCGCGTGGCGGCCGGTGACACCATCCAGGTCAACCAGGTCATCGTCGAGATCGAGACGGCCAAGTCGCTGGTCGAACTGCCGTCCCCGTTCGAAGGTGTCGTCGGTGAGCTCATGGTGAGCGAAGGGATGACCGTCGAGGTCGGCACCCCGATCATCCGGGTGACCGGTGCCCCCTCGGGCGCAGCGCCCCAGCAGGCGGCAGCGCCCCCGCAGGTCGCGGCCGAGACGCAGCCGGCTGCAGCAGCTCCAGCGGCAGCGGCAGCACCACCGGCTGCGGCTGCCCCGCCGGAGGAGGCCGCCGGCGCAGTGCTCGTCGGCTACGGAACGAAGGGCCAGGTCACGAGCAGGCGGAGGCCCCGCGGGACTGCCCCGGCCGTGAGTGCGCCGACTCCCCCTCCGGTCGCTGCTCCCCCGGCGGCAGCCCTGCCCCGTACCGTTGCTCCCACCAGCCCCGCGCCCGTGGCCACCCGACCCGTCGGGATCTCCTCCCCTGCTGTGACGGGCCTGCCGGTGATCGCCAAGCCGCCGATCCGGAAGCTCGCCAAAGACCTCGACGTGAACCTGAACGAGGTCACGCCCTCCGGCCTGATCGGTGACATCACCCGCGACGACGTGATCAGGCACGCCTCGCAGGCGAAGGTCTTCCACAACATCGAGACGCCGCAGTGGGCGGACGAACGGGAGGAGCGCATTCCCGTGAAGGGCGTGCGCAAGCAGATCGCGCGCGCCATGGTCTCGAGCGCCTTCACAGCGCCGCACGTCGGCCTCTTCGTCGATGTCGATGCCTCGCGCACGATGGAGTTCGTCAAGCGGCTGAAGGACTCGGCCGACTTCGCCGGAGTGCGCGTGTCGCCGCTGCTCATCCTCGCCAAGGCGATCATCTGGGCGGTGCGCCGCAACCCGATGGTCAACTCGGCCTGGACCGACAAAGAGATCATTGTGCGCAACTACGTGAACCTCGGTATCGCGGCCGCGACCCCCCGGGGCCTGCTCGTACCGAACGTCAAGGAGGCGCAGTCGATGACGCTCCTCGAGCTTGCCACAGCACTCGAGAACCTCACACTGACAGCGCGCGAGGGCCGCACGAGTCCGAGCGACATGGCCAACGGCACGATCACGATCACGAACATCGGCGTGTTCGGCATGGACACGGGAACCCCGATCCTCAACCCCGGCGAAGTCGCGATCGTCGCCCTCGGCACGATCAAGCAGAAGCCGTGGGTCGTCGACGGTGAGGTGCGCCCTCGATTCGTCACGACCCTCGGGGCGAGCTTCGACCACCGTGTCGTCGACGGGGATGTGGCAAGCCGTTTCCTCGCGGATGTTGCGGCGATCGTCGAGGAACCGGCGCTGCTGCTCGACTGA
- a CDS encoding metal ABC transporter solute-binding protein, Zn/Mn family, which yields MRTFPSSRRLAAVAAAVLASVALAGCSSGSSATSAGSSGAAASGPIAVVASTDVWGEIAAEVGGDLVTVTSIIDDPSKDPHEYEADAQNQLALSKASVVVENGGGYDDFVDTMLSSSKNTGATVVNASTVSGYDLNPSTGAFNEHLWYDFPTVKKVVDQLATSFSRIDPAEASTFTANAAAYNTKIDALIATEAELKSTFQGEGAAITEPVPLYLLDAVGLVDQTPTEFSEAIEGGTDVAPDVLASTLALFSSGQVSVLVYNEQTSGPQTEAVLAAAKAGNVPVVPVTETLGSGESYLDWMTGNLQALKTALSQ from the coding sequence ATGCGCACCTTCCCCTCTTCCCGTCGCCTCGCTGCCGTCGCTGCGGCCGTTCTCGCATCGGTGGCGCTCGCTGGTTGCTCCTCCGGGTCATCGGCGACCTCGGCCGGCTCGAGCGGTGCTGCCGCCTCCGGGCCGATCGCCGTCGTCGCCTCCACCGACGTCTGGGGCGAGATCGCCGCAGAGGTCGGGGGAGACCTGGTCACGGTGACCTCGATCATCGACGACCCGTCGAAGGACCCGCACGAGTACGAAGCCGATGCGCAGAACCAGCTGGCGCTCTCGAAGGCATCGGTCGTCGTGGAGAACGGTGGCGGGTACGACGACTTCGTCGACACCATGCTCTCCAGTTCGAAGAACACCGGAGCGACCGTGGTGAACGCCTCCACCGTGTCGGGTTACGATCTGAACCCCAGCACCGGAGCCTTCAACGAGCACCTCTGGTACGACTTCCCGACCGTGAAGAAGGTCGTCGACCAGCTCGCGACCTCGTTCTCTCGCATCGACCCGGCCGAAGCCTCCACCTTCACCGCGAACGCCGCGGCCTACAACACGAAGATCGACGCCCTCATCGCCACAGAAGCAGAACTGAAGTCGACCTTCCAGGGCGAGGGTGCGGCGATCACCGAACCCGTACCGCTCTACCTGCTGGACGCGGTCGGCCTCGTCGACCAGACCCCGACCGAGTTCAGCGAAGCGATCGAGGGCGGCACGGATGTCGCGCCCGACGTTCTGGCCTCGACTCTCGCGCTCTTCAGCAGTGGCCAGGTGAGCGTGCTCGTCTACAACGAGCAGACCAGCGGCCCGCAGACCGAGGCCGTGCTCGCGGCGGCGAAGGCGGGGAACGTTCCCGTGGTTCCGGTGACCGAGACGCTCGGCTCGGGTGAGAGCTACCTCGACTGGATGACGGGCAACCTGCAAGCTTTGAAAACCGCCCTTTCGCAGTAA